In Micropterus dolomieu isolate WLL.071019.BEF.003 ecotype Adirondacks linkage group LG17, ASM2129224v1, whole genome shotgun sequence, one genomic interval encodes:
- the LOC123985754 gene encoding cyclin-dependent kinase-like 1 isoform X1 has product MKILSESGQVKATNCPMEKYEKLAKIGEGSYGVVFKCRHRDTGQIVAIKKFVESEDDPVIKKIALREIRMLKQLKHVNLVNLLEVFRRKRRLHLVFEFCEQTVLNELDKHPRGVPETQLKSIVWQTLQAVNFCHKHNCIHRDVKPENILLTKSGVIKLCDFGFARILTGPEDDYTDYVATRWYRAPELLVGDTQYGPPVDVWALGCVFAELLHGNPLWPGKSDVDQLYLIRKTLGDLIPRHQQVFRSNIFFSGVSIPEPDTTEPLEKRFHGVSLHALQVMKSCLVMDPSQRLSCEEVLELPYFQEEGGANWGREGERLGRRHDKGSRRRQAGAQYLPQLPNSNISPAPDVKKQMPLWALRRHGQK; this is encoded by the exons ATGAAGATCCTTTCAGAATCTGGACAG GTGAAAGCTACTAACTGCCCAATGGAGAAATATGAAAAGCTGGCCAAAATTGGCGAGGGTTCCTATGGTGTGGTGTTCAaatgcagacacagagacactggACAGATAGTTGCCATCAAGAAGTTTGTGGAATCTGAAGATGACCCGGTCATTAAGAAGATTGCATTGCGAGAAATACGTATGCTGAAG cagctgaaacatGTGAATCTGGTCAACCTGCTGGAGGTCTTCAGGAGGAAAAGACGGCTACACTTGGTGTTTGAGTTCTGTGAGCAGACGGTGCTCAATGAGCTGGACAAACATCCTCGAGG GGTACCCGAGACTCAGCTGAAAAGTATAGTGTGGCAGACTCTGCAGGCTGTTAACTTTTGCCACAAGCACAAT TGCATCCACCGTGATGTAAAGCCAGAGAACATCCTCCTCACCAAAAGTGGAGTCATCAAGCTCTGCGACTTTGGCTTCGCCCGCATTCTGA CAGGACCAGAGGATGACTACACAGACTATGTAGCAACCCGCTGGTACCGGGCCCCCGAGCTACTGGTGGGGGATACTCAGTACGGGCCTCCTGTGGATGTGTGGGCTCTGGGCTGTGTCTTCGCTGAGCTGCTCCATGGTAATCCACTTTGGCCTGGGAAGTCTGACGTTGACCAGCTCTACCTCATCCGAAAAACTCTAG GTGACCTGATCCCCCGTCATCAGCAGGTTTTCCGCTCCAATATTTTCTTCAGTGGAGTCAGTATTCCTGAACCTGACACGACG GAGCCCTTGGAAAAGCGTTTCCATGGAGTGTCTCTTCATGCCCTTCAGGTTATGAAG TCATGCCTGGTGATGGACCCGTCTCAACGGCTGTCCTGTGAAGAGGTGCTGGAGCTGCCTTACTTTCAGGAGGAAGGAGGAGCCAACTGGGGCCGTGAGGGTGAGCGTCTCGGAAGACGTCATGACAAAGGCTCCCGTCGCAGGCAGGCAGGG gCTCAGTACCTTCCTCAGTTACCAAACAGCAACATCTCACCAGCACCAGATGTCAAGAAACAG ATGCCCCTGTGGGCTCTGAGAAGACATGGCCAGAAGTAA
- the LOC123985754 gene encoding cyclin-dependent kinase-like 1 isoform X2 — translation MKILSESGQVKATNCPMEKYEKLAKIGEGSYGVVFKCRHRDTGQIVAIKKFVESEDDPVIKKIALREIRMLKQLKHVNLVNLLEVFRRKRRLHLVFEFCEQTVLNELDKHPRGVPETQLKSIVWQTLQAVNFCHKHNCIHRDVKPENILLTKSGVIKLCDFGFARILRPEDDYTDYVATRWYRAPELLVGDTQYGPPVDVWALGCVFAELLHGNPLWPGKSDVDQLYLIRKTLGDLIPRHQQVFRSNIFFSGVSIPEPDTTEPLEKRFHGVSLHALQVMKSCLVMDPSQRLSCEEVLELPYFQEEGGANWGREGERLGRRHDKGSRRRQAGAQYLPQLPNSNISPAPDVKKQVKHKYHLPNI, via the exons ATGAAGATCCTTTCAGAATCTGGACAG GTGAAAGCTACTAACTGCCCAATGGAGAAATATGAAAAGCTGGCCAAAATTGGCGAGGGTTCCTATGGTGTGGTGTTCAaatgcagacacagagacactggACAGATAGTTGCCATCAAGAAGTTTGTGGAATCTGAAGATGACCCGGTCATTAAGAAGATTGCATTGCGAGAAATACGTATGCTGAAG cagctgaaacatGTGAATCTGGTCAACCTGCTGGAGGTCTTCAGGAGGAAAAGACGGCTACACTTGGTGTTTGAGTTCTGTGAGCAGACGGTGCTCAATGAGCTGGACAAACATCCTCGAGG GGTACCCGAGACTCAGCTGAAAAGTATAGTGTGGCAGACTCTGCAGGCTGTTAACTTTTGCCACAAGCACAAT TGCATCCACCGTGATGTAAAGCCAGAGAACATCCTCCTCACCAAAAGTGGAGTCATCAAGCTCTGCGACTTTGGCTTCGCCCGCATTCTGA GACCAGAGGATGACTACACAGACTATGTAGCAACCCGCTGGTACCGGGCCCCCGAGCTACTGGTGGGGGATACTCAGTACGGGCCTCCTGTGGATGTGTGGGCTCTGGGCTGTGTCTTCGCTGAGCTGCTCCATGGTAATCCACTTTGGCCTGGGAAGTCTGACGTTGACCAGCTCTACCTCATCCGAAAAACTCTAG GTGACCTGATCCCCCGTCATCAGCAGGTTTTCCGCTCCAATATTTTCTTCAGTGGAGTCAGTATTCCTGAACCTGACACGACG GAGCCCTTGGAAAAGCGTTTCCATGGAGTGTCTCTTCATGCCCTTCAGGTTATGAAG TCATGCCTGGTGATGGACCCGTCTCAACGGCTGTCCTGTGAAGAGGTGCTGGAGCTGCCTTACTTTCAGGAGGAAGGAGGAGCCAACTGGGGCCGTGAGGGTGAGCGTCTCGGAAGACGTCATGACAAAGGCTCCCGTCGCAGGCAGGCAGGG gCTCAGTACCTTCCTCAGTTACCAAACAGCAACATCTCACCAGCACCAGATGTCAAGAAACAGGTGAAGCATAAATATCACCTGCccaacatttaa
- the tgfb1a gene encoding transforming growth factor, beta 1a — MKLVFLMLMVVYTVGYVSGMSTCKTLDLEMVKKKRIEAIRSQILSKLRLPKEPESDQTGDDEDIPTTLLSLYNSTKEMLIEQQTESPPDIPPEQEEEEYFAKVLHKFNMTGKNNTENTKTSKSIPMFFSISNIRESVGDSSLLTSAELRMLIKSPTIANEQRVELYQGLGTSARYLASRFITNKLKDKWLSFDVTETLRNWLKESEDEQGFQLRLFCECSQTSVEGGFSFGISGIANGRGDTAMLQLLTQQPPYILTMSIPQNISSHLTSRKKRSTETKDTCTAQTETCCVRSLYIDFRKDLGWKWIHKPTGYHANYCMGSCTYIWNAENKYSQILALYKHHNPGASAQPCCVPQALEPLPILYYVGRQHKVEQLSNMIVKSCKCS; from the exons ATGAAGCTTGTGTTCTTGATGCTCATGGTTGTGTACACAGTGGGCTATGTAAGCGGTATGTCTACATGTAAGACACTGGACCTGGAGATGGTGAAGAAAAAGCGCATTGAGGCCATTAGGAGCCAGATCCTTAGCAAACTGCGTTTGCCAAAAGAGCCTGAGTCAGATCAGACAGGAGATGATGAAGATATCCCTACCACCCTGCTGTCCCTCTACAACAGCACCAAGGAGATGCTGATTGAGCAGCAGACCGAGAGCCCACCAGACATCCCCccagaacaggaggaggaggagtattTTGCCAAGGTGTTGCACAAGTTCAACATGACCG GAAAAAATAACACAGAGAACACCAAGACCTCCAAAAGCATCCCGATGTTCTTCAGCATCTCTAACATACGGGAAAGTGTGGGGGATTCCAGTTTGCTGACCAGTGCGGAGCTACGGATGCTCATCAAGAGTCCCACGATAGCTAATGAGCAGCGGGTGGAGCTGTACCAAGGCCTAGGGACCTCTGCACGCTACCTCGCTTCCCGCTTCATCACTAATAAATTGAAAGACAAATGGCTGTCCTTCGATGTCACTGAGACCCTGCGGAACTGGCTCAAAGAGAGCG AGGATGAGCAGGGTTTCCAACTTCGGCTGTTCTGTGAATGCAGCCAGACGAGTGTTGAAGGTGGCTTCAGTTTCGGCATTTCTGGGATTGCGAATGGTAGAGGAGACACAGCGATGTTGCAATTGCTGACACAGCAACCACCCTACAtcctgaccatgtccatccctcaAAACATCAGCAGCCACCTCACCTCACGCAAAAAACGCTCCACGGAGACGAAGGACACCTGTACAGC CCAGACAGAGACCTGCTGCGTGCGGAGCTTGTACATTGACTTCAGGAAAGATCTGGGCTGGAAGTGGATACATAAGCCGACCGGCTACCATGCCAACTACTGCATGGGGTCCTGCACCTACATCTGGAATGCTGAAAACAAATATTCTCAG ATTTTGGCCCTGTATAAGCACCACAACCCAGGAGCCTCTGCCCAGCCCTGCTGTGTTCCCCAGGCACTGGAGCCACTGCCAATCCTTTACTACGTGGGCAGGCAACACAAG GTGGAGCAGCTGTCCAATATGATTGTGAAGTCCTGCAAGTGtagctaa